The Fructilactobacillus ixorae genome has a window encoding:
- a CDS encoding two-component system regulatory protein YycI, which translates to MNFKRIQGIFLIAFIVIDVFLFMMTKNSKVQDDSANAGNVNTTIIKDMKRDNITVGSLSTAKHTGYYLSAEPQTDFGPRLATLKNQNARSENGTIVSDLRTPVKVAATHPERTLTKLLRKRPGFVLDAKQYRYDPDLSTKTKVVYAQQSPAGPFFSANAQLTFSIVNQRVIGYTQRELGNVKILHDKADLITEERAVISLYQYNELPNNAKILWTKLAYTRFLELSGKEVYIPTWVIAMNTKSNPKVQIKRINALNGASFNTEKVQEQPNGTAKVESVKNE; encoded by the coding sequence ATGAATTTTAAACGAATTCAGGGAATCTTCTTAATTGCTTTCATTGTGATTGACGTTTTTTTATTCATGATGACTAAGAATAGTAAGGTTCAAGATGACAGTGCGAACGCTGGCAATGTGAATACCACCATTATCAAAGACATGAAACGGGACAACATTACGGTGGGTTCCTTGAGTACGGCTAAGCACACGGGTTACTATTTGTCGGCTGAACCGCAGACGGATTTTGGTCCCCGGTTGGCAACGTTAAAAAATCAGAACGCGCGCAGTGAGAACGGGACAATCGTTAGTGATTTGCGGACGCCCGTGAAGGTTGCTGCAACGCATCCGGAGCGGACGCTCACCAAGTTGCTGCGGAAGCGGCCCGGGTTTGTGCTGGACGCTAAGCAGTATCGGTATGATCCGGATTTATCCACCAAGACCAAGGTGGTTTATGCCCAACAAAGTCCAGCGGGCCCCTTCTTCTCTGCAAACGCACAACTGACGTTTAGCATTGTGAACCAACGGGTGATTGGTTATACCCAACGGGAACTTGGAAACGTCAAGATTCTGCATGATAAAGCGGACCTAATTACGGAGGAACGGGCGGTGATTAGTTTGTATCAATATAACGAGTTACCGAATAACGCCAAGATTTTGTGGACCAAGCTAGCGTATACCCGCTTCTTAGAATTAAGTGGTAAGGAAGTTTATATTCCGACCTGGGTCATTGCGATGAACACGAAGTCGAATCCGAAGGTGCAAATTAAACGGATTAATGCCCTGAACGGGGCTTCGTTTAATACGGAAAAGGTGCAAGAACAACCAAACGGAACTGCGAAAGTGGAAAGCGTGAAAAACGAATGA
- a CDS encoding MBL fold metallo-hydrolase has protein sequence MNDEFKISVLSSGSGGNCTYIETPQHKIIQDAGLSGIRIKRLMEGIGKDLADVDTMLVTHEHTDHAKGVGILARKYGMNVYANEATWKAMDPKIGAVPLEQKFVFDPNTTELWGDLDVESFTVAHDAAQAQFYNYHHHGKSFVIITDTGSVSDRVAGLIRNAGAYLFECNYDPDMLMNGDYSYSTKLRINSDTGHLSNQASTEILMDVMGPQTKRIFLAHRSHHNNTKALARLTVASVMKNHGFGVGQAFELFDTDVEQPSPLIKL, from the coding sequence ATGAATGATGAGTTTAAAATCAGTGTGTTGTCGAGTGGTAGTGGGGGAAATTGCACGTACATTGAAACGCCCCAGCACAAAATTATTCAAGATGCGGGGCTCTCGGGAATTCGGATTAAACGGTTAATGGAAGGCATCGGGAAGGACCTTGCCGATGTCGACACCATGCTCGTTACGCACGAACATACGGACCACGCTAAGGGCGTTGGAATTTTAGCCCGAAAATATGGGATGAACGTATATGCAAACGAGGCGACCTGGAAGGCGATGGACCCAAAAATCGGCGCGGTGCCACTGGAGCAAAAGTTTGTGTTTGATCCCAATACCACCGAATTATGGGGTGATTTGGACGTCGAAAGCTTCACGGTCGCCCATGACGCAGCGCAGGCGCAGTTCTATAACTATCACCATCACGGAAAAAGTTTTGTGATCATCACGGACACCGGGTCAGTTTCAGACCGGGTCGCGGGTTTGATTCGGAATGCAGGTGCGTATTTATTTGAGTGTAATTATGACCCCGACATGCTAATGAATGGGGATTATTCGTATTCCACGAAACTGCGAATTAACAGCGACACCGGTCACTTGTCTAACCAGGCCAGTACGGAGATTTTAATGGACGTGATGGGTCCACAAACCAAGCGTATTTTTCTGGCGCACCGGAGTCATCATAACAACACTAAAGCGCTCGCCCGCCTGACCGTGGCGTCGGTCATGAAGAATCATGGATTTGGAGTTGGCCAAGCTTTTGAACTCTTTGATACGGATGTCGAACAACCCTCTCCGTTAATTAAGTTATAA
- the rlmH gene encoding 23S rRNA (pseudouridine(1915)-N(3))-methyltransferase RlmH, whose protein sequence is MNIKLVVVGKLKEKYFAAAIAEYQKRLSRFCKVKMIEVRDEKAPESLSSTEMEQVMAKEGDRILSKVSEREYVFALAINGTERTSETFAQQIKDLTTYGHSDLTFIIGGSLGLAPAVLARANDQLSFGKFTLPHQLMRVVLCEQIYRALMINSNSPYHK, encoded by the coding sequence ATGAACATCAAACTGGTAGTAGTTGGAAAACTAAAGGAAAAGTACTTTGCGGCGGCCATTGCTGAGTACCAAAAGCGGTTATCGCGCTTTTGTAAGGTTAAAATGATTGAAGTCCGGGATGAAAAAGCTCCAGAATCATTAAGTTCTACTGAGATGGAGCAGGTGATGGCGAAAGAGGGTGACCGAATTCTATCCAAAGTGAGTGAGCGCGAGTACGTGTTTGCGTTAGCGATTAACGGGACCGAACGCACGTCAGAGACCTTTGCGCAACAGATTAAAGATTTGACGACGTATGGTCATTCGGACCTTACCTTTATCATTGGCGGTTCACTGGGATTAGCTCCAGCGGTCTTAGCGCGGGCCAACGATCAGCTATCGTTTGGGAAGTTCACCCTCCCCCATCAGTTAATGCGAGTGGTCTTATGTGAACAAATTTATCGGGCCTTGATGATTAATAGCAACAGTCCATACCACAAATAG